A genomic window from Candidatus Pelagisphaera phototrophica includes:
- the rpsJ gene encoding 30S ribosomal protein S10 gives MTGQKIRIRLQGFDYRVIDQSASEIVDTAKRSGARVSGPVPLPTRIEKVTVNKSPHVDKKSMEQFEIRTHKRLLDIIEPTAQTVDELKKLNLPSGVDITINV, from the coding sequence ATGACTGGACAAAAAATACGCATCAGACTTCAAGGATTTGACTATCGAGTGATCGATCAGTCCGCATCCGAGATTGTGGATACCGCCAAGCGCTCGGGCGCTCGTGTTTCCGGTCCTGTACCGTTGCCGACGCGCATCGAGAAAGTCACCGTGAACAAGTCGCCTCACGTAGATAAGAAATCTATGGAGCAATTTGAAATCCGTACGCACAAACGTTTGTTGGACATTATCGAGCCCACTGCTCAAACGGTCGACGAACTTAAAAAGCTGAATCTTCCATCAGGAGTGGACATTACCATTAACGTATAA